The Cannabis sativa cultivar Pink pepper isolate KNU-18-1 chromosome 8, ASM2916894v1, whole genome shotgun sequence genomic interval ttcttcaatatgttgaagaagggtatgcacttgtccatggaccgtgagatgaagcggcttaaGGCAGCTACCTTTCCAGTCAGGCTCTGgacatctttatgctttttgggggatggcatgctcaggagggCCTGGATTTTATTcggatttgcctcaatccccctttgactgacgatgaagcccagaaactttcctgacttgaccccaaaggtgcatttctttgggttgagcttcatgccgtatctccggaccacttcgaagcattcctctaagtcgcttgcatgattgttgcatgctttggacttgacgagcatgtcgtctacataaacctccatatttcgccccaggaggcctttgaacatccgattgaccattctctggtaggttgctccggcgtttttcagtccgaagggcatgactaagtaacagtataccccgctatcggtcctgaagctagtgcactcgtggtctgccgtatgcatctttatttgattgtacccagcataggcgtccatgaaggatagtagtttgaacccagaagtggcgtctaccatctggtcgatcctgggcagcgggaagcagtccttcggacaagctttgtttagatcagtgaaatttatacaaactcgccaagttcctttcggcttgggcaccaggactggattggctagccactccggatagtatacgtcgcggatcatgccgttagtcaaaagtttgtccacctctttctccagagcctcggctttcaccgagtcaagcgggcgtcgcttttgctggacggggggcatgtccggattgacgttgagtacgtgggtgatgacatgagggcttatgccagtcatgtcttcttggcgccatgcaaagaggtcgatggcgccctttagtgtttttattattttttctttttcctccggatctaggttcttccccagccggagtactttggtggagtcgaggtcgcacactgataatttctcgacatcctccatcggttccacaattctttcggaccccacacgggggtctaactcatcttcttcagccacttctggctcGGCGGTTCCGGACCAttagtacgggcaggtgggttgcgacattgtaacattgtcttgcttccccctggtttcccctcaccgtcCCGATCCCGGCTTCCCAGgtagggaacttcaggcacaggtgccgaatcgatgtgactgcgccaaagtctaccaaggccggtcggccgaggatcgcgttgtaagcagtcggacagtccaccgctacgaaagtgcagtatttaaatgtgctctggggggtgtccgggcacaaggtgactgggagccttacttttcccattgggataagtgtcgtcccgttaaaccctgtgagctgggacccactgggcgagaggtcccggtccgtcaagcctattacggtgaaggcttccttgaagagtaggttcacggaacttccattgtcaattaagactctggccaccactttattcgcgaggggggtctctatgaccaatgggtcatgatgagggaagcgcactgtcttggcgtcttcttccgtgaacgtgatgggttggtccatcagccggggcctttgagctgggagttgagtaacctcccaaacctcattgtgtttcacgGCCCCTGCGTATCGTTTAAGCTTcttgcgagtagttcctccgatatggggacctccggagatcatggctaccctcccattaggcctgggcggcagaccggggatgtgtTGGGCGTCGTccgtgggagcagctggagTTAATGCCCCTTCTGTACCCCCGGTGTTCCCTAAGGCATACCCACAGTTGCCTggcccggattaaggtggggcaacctatttttgatccactcgtagaggtggcctaacaagattaggttttcaatctcgtccttgagattcttgcattcattggtgctatgaccgatgtcgttgtggtactcccATCTTTTGCTCgtatctctccgggagctatccttgtacaacggttgtggcctccggtagtgtgtattttgcctagtagaaAAGTACACACGCTATTGGGAGTCCGACAGCTCCGTGTATTTAGTGtactggggggtgtaccccattttctggcgcttctcccccgtccgggtgctacccttggaggaccttttactcctcgagccctgggaagggcctgccaggctagTAGCCGGAGCAGAGTGCGAAGGAGTTTGTCCATTTATTCCAGACGGGTTGCcgaaatgggatgatgctggtgccaaggcctggccctgactatatccgggggtagcagagaattgtatgccacttgcttgtggagttgcggtcggggtaatacccgagggcgatactccgggcgtATATCCtactatcccggtgggatagtatcctccgtaagccacgatttaggcttcttcgaggttgatatatttttggacactcttctggaagtcctgaaggctagcggcTACTTCTTGCtgtagttcattccagaaaggagtcccagtgcggatgcctgcttggagtagcgcaagctgttgtccgtcgtcaactttcttagtttttgaggcttcctctcggaacctctttatataattcttcaaggtctcggtgggcagttgcttgatattagtcaaggcactgacctccaggttgacctttcttgcggcgacaaactgtctccaaaagttggtctgtagcttgttccaacaacccacggatcccggttccaattttttgaaccattcctccgcggacccacttagagtaagtgggaagcacagacatttggcgtcattgctgaccctcatgaccgtcatgacacggttgaaccgtgataagtggtcgctaggatcggagttcccggtataagctgccatttcgggcatcttgaagttcttagggagttgcacctctaagatgtgcttagcacatggctcccgatcctcgctgtctgagTCGAAGTCGTCtcctttctgtctccgggagactcgggcaatgtcttttcaaagtatggcgagttccgccataattccttcatttaacgtacccgtggagaccgcgggtccgtatcttttttggtcaaggtgatctcggagatcaccttggttcccattgatttgatttctcagatcaacgggaggacacctctgtcctcttctccctctacccccggggtcggtgcacggaaacgctttttcagtcctctcgatcctgagggccaaagctccctttttggggcttgcccctctgcggacatttccctttagggaaatctgagcgaaCCTTTcacggatcctgcgcctttttctttcgcactggggtagaggtagggttttttgtttggttcccttcagcaaggtaccttatagggctaggctccctagatttctgctgttgGGAACTAGGCGAGGACGTCGCTGGTTCCTTACCAggtccagcggtcattgccttggggtgcacgtgaatgccagccgcctccatggctttttgcatggccaacatcacttcttgcattttctggttttgcgctttctgagcttcgatctcggcttcgtgattgatagctttttgtctgagaagcaccaactccgagtaactaccttcgtcgtaggcatactcatcgaggtttccctcgtagtcatcatctggaattccttcttcttcctcggaaccctctgctgctcttgaggctacatcttcctcattcgggtcttgagcatcttctagagggcgaggctgacgagtacttctagtctccaccatgtttgtgaagtcaagtgttcgtttatagtagctttcttcagctctcaatgaaagcaccaaaatgttgaccgaggttttcggcaactaataaaatattataaagttagtgagctgtaagaaattgagagaaggatttttacgtggttggggcgttaatgagccttagtccacgagtcttttttatttatggatgtctttaatacagagaatgtatttggggagtgtttcactcttataaatacagagaatgttcttggtgagcattttctctacttgctcatatgcagccccaGATTCtcgatccccagaattatccttacaagtgtatttgtaagtatccataaagttgggcattcccaatgaatataccatgggtaatgcatggtcaaatccctaggtgctgtagggtttttatgtggaatgtccttattgccttttgactgatgtgactcttcacagtgtagccgtcgctagacttaaatgatcattactgtgtagctgttggttggaggttgtgccgtcagactttattgcgtgtagcagtcccaacacgcttcctcccatgcggcatttaatgcgacttgattgctcaggaaaaaactgacacctcgcggagatgccttaacgttactcgagcttccgggagcatatggagttccatatgccttctgcgggagctacgtcctggacgctaccttatgacataaagacttagcaaatattgtaaattgcttgatccacgtgtccttatctggttggtccacgtatattgggcaaaatcaggggcaacaattaCCAaaactcatttttatttttaaaaataaaaatagaaattgtGTTTCAAATTCTAtaaacatttaaaaaataaaaaaacaaaacttttaGAGAACACACCTTAATGTGCATGAATATAATTTGataatgtataaatattatgcAGGTGGCAAGTGCAAATTTCTACATAGTATTTTGGAGCAAGTTTTACTCGGAGTATATTGTATTTCCTTTCATGTAGGAAAATGtagttaatttttcatttaattagttttaaaagtGGACCCTATTCCAAATTAAATAGTCAAAATAAACTGAATGATATGTTGTTAAAGTATATATAACAGATCATAACAAATGCCATACTTTCAATAAGAGCCAAAGTctattttagaaattaaaaaaatgaaaatttctatttagaaacagacaaattttatttcataaatataattttttttaataatattataattaaatcaacaaaaataaactaaagatGCCAGGAATAAAATAATTCTCACAGCACTTTTAACTAAGCTGTCAGCAGTAAAGCATATATATACTTTCAACAGCTAAGCTAATGAGAAACTAATATGGATCATTACATACTTATTATAAAGCAGCTATTAAGGcaaagaatttaatatatataaagagtaaaaaatagtttaatttaTAAGTGGGTGGTGAATGAAGCAGTAGCAGGGCCTTCTAGACGAATATAATCATACATGATTCCCTGAAAAGGGGTGGTCGTATTTGTTCTGGTAAGAAAAATGGTGTTATTCCCTTCCACAAACAATGACCCTGGTATCTCTATATTGAACAGCCAATAAAGCCCATGAATTCCATGCCTTGCTATACTGTTGTCTTTTCCTATTACTCCACTCGTAAATAATGGAATCTTCTCATCTGCTTTATTAATTCTTACCTGCATCAAATAAGAATTTTGTGCATTTATTATTTCTTGtgaaaaaattagttaaaaagaAATATTAGTTAAGGTTAAATGTTGTGTAACATACTTGTAATTCGGAAATATGTGCGGTGGCGAGGGCTATGCGCAATGCATAGGTTTGGGTCTCAGTCCTATTCTGAAGACCAAATCTTATTTGCCATGTAGTATCTGTATATGTGCTATTATTACTCCTCctatcacaaaaataaataaataaatataatcctAATATATGTGTGTGGTATTACTATTAGTTTAAATTAGAAACTACTAATTAATtggatttaattattattaacctGGCGACTTGAGCAAAAAACCAATCTTCACGGTAATCGTTGAGACCAACAGTGTAAATCAAGTCGTTATTTGGATATAAATCGGTGTATCTATCCCAAAGTCCGTACTGCCTATACCTGTAAATTCATTGCAAAAAACTAATCAAAATttagctaattaattaaaaatcttgaaaattatatatatagaaccATTTATAATACACTATTCAAAATTGAATATACGTACTTTTGAGTGTTATTGAGATAGAGTTTGTTGACATAATCAGGATTAGGATCAGGAACAAAGAACTCTGCAGCAGAGCGGTCAGGAGTGCCAATTTCCCACAATGTTGGCCCATTTCTTGGGGGTTTATACACAAGTACTCCCATCTCTTTATGTGCACCTACaacattattattactattaattGTTGTAAGAACCCTACAAAGtcaattaattaaaacaaatctatacatatatatattaattatattaataagatCATATATACCTGGAGTAATAGTAACAACATTACCATCACGGTAATCACCAATAAAACCAGGCACCCATCCATAAATACTGTAGTTTCCCACTCTTATATTATTGATACGAAAATTCCCATCCTTGTCTGTTTCGGTCCAAAATTGATATCCCTGCCAATTAATAGTTAATTAATACTAATTATGTTGTGTTTCTTCATGCATGTAattaatggtttttttttggTCTAATAAAATAagactaattaagatttttacccTCAAACTTTGACAGGTACAAAATTATGCTCTTAAAAATTCTCTccgaactattaagattgttgaatttaatgatttttatcCAATTTTTGTAAGAAAAGTTTAAcctggatgaaagttcaaggggtatAATTTGacacatgtaaaaataaaaaggacGTGATTTGGTATATATTAAGTATGATatagtatataaataattactaaattagtaaaattgaattaaattagacaaaaatcgtTAAATTGGTCAGAAAAATTTAAGagatatgatttagtacatattaaaatttagaagggaaaaataataattagccataaaataatataacattataATGTACCTTAGCTTCTCTTTGCCAAGATCCGGCATCTCCTGGGGCAGCCAACCCCACAAACGCACCACTTGCACTTATAGGAAAATTACTCACATACCTACGCTCACgccaataaaattaataaagcttttttagtaaataataaaatgagcttaattaaaatttccaataaaaatttatatacgagagtctaataataaattaatattaatacttGTCGAAGAGTAGTAATTTGCCACTTAAGCTGCCACGTTGGTGTGATTTTGGATATTCCTTTGATTGTGGGAAATTATATGGCCAGCTTTGAACTTCAACTTCCATCTATAACAAGATAatgatcaatatatatatatatatttaccaaATATATGACaagtaattaatattaaaaaaaaatggaatttaTTAGTACCTGTTTTTTAGCGTCCTGCCAGAGTTGATGAAGTGGGTCACCTTGTTTTGATAAGGTATTAAGATGAATGAAAACGGGACCGTACATCTTCTTCCATGACTCATTTTTATTAAATTCCATTATCAAATCCGCTCCTGAGTAATGGGTACTGTGAAAAATCTGATTCACAtgcattccataaatatattattttatagaaaaaatctactACATATAGGGACATCTTTATTTTTAGACGATATAGTAAACATTAAAATTTAGTATAAAAAACAAGATTCACATATtcgaattttcaaattttgttttctaacattgtaaattatttaagtttactgttttataaaaaataattaaatgatggcaaaaatataataattattagatACTTACGGCGAGTGTGGTGGGGCCGACATGAGAAGCGAGACACTGTTTGAGGGGCCCAGCGGAGCGGAACTCATCAGTGGGAGTAATTTGCCAAAAACCCATAGGTGGGTCTGTGGATATCCACCCATGTACCCGATTGTCTTTGTTTTCCATAGAATATTGATACTTGTCGTCCACCTGTCAAAACATCTAATTCATTAATTCATCATTTTATCACAATAATACATATTAATAACAGTGTTGATCATTAATGAAAaactcattatatatatatatatagacgtACTTCTCCTTTGAATTGTGGCTCGACAGGGTTGACAAGTTTGACGGCCTCAGGGTAAGCCAAGGCTTGGCCTCTTTCTGGTGACCTATCTAATTGAATCGGCATATATCTTTGCCTATCATCATCTATAGCCATATACTTGaacctatatataatatatatgtacaaattcttattaaatattaattacgaTCCAGAGGAACtgacaaaaatatataattgaaaatattaattattacttgTCTCTGTTTAGCTTAAGAGCTACTCGAGTGTTGGTGAGTTGGAAATCAGGCCATCCATTCAAGTGTTCGTATGTCCCATATGTATAGAAGCCAGACGAACCCCGAAGTATTAtgtatctatatataataattaaatgtaataaatcaaaattgtaataataataataaaaataaatatgaatatataactAAAACCTTTTGTCAAAGTTTAATGGGACGGCCTTGCCCTCTTGTGAGAAATTCCATGTTCTGGTGAATGAAATCTCTATTTGCTCCTCATTTTGGAGTATTATCTTATAATCTGTTGCTTGGAGCctgcatatatataattacaacCCATAAAGAAGTTCTATTAgtagtatatatgtatatatatataatcgtaTGTCTAGCACCAAGTTGGGATTAATCACATTTAACGTACGTATACTAAAGTTtccatatttataatttttgaatcaaatcTATTTTCAATGATCtggtaacatttttttttattcaatttagaaaaactggtttcaattagcTAGCTTTTGCTGAGTATTttaatcaatgatattttcttttctttgaattagaaatatatatttatatcgatctatttatttgtaaaaaggaaaaaataaaagaaaaaactgGTGATCATCAATATATATACCTATCAAGAGAGCCCTTTTTCCCTGTACTTCCATTCCCAATCCAAACAAGGTCCCAGTACCTATTATATATAAAGATgtgtagaaaagaaaaaggtaaTTAATCTTTCATcatcaataaaatataaattaaaaattattatatacgtactagtatttaaaatattctacaATATTACTATTGATCCAAACTAAATTTTGTCAGCCATACATAAACATgctcttaatttatttttcaaataagaaAATGCATATATTATAAGAATTCTTATGTACCCTCTGTTGATTTCATCGTTGACTACATCAAGCAAGTTATCGACGCCGTTATATTTTATTCCGGTGATTGATCCTTCCGGTTTTGACAGCGTTATTTGCACTATGCCGTTGTCCAACACAATCTGCACattaataaaatacatatataattgtccaaatttacacaaatatgttatatgtatgtaataataataataataataatgggaaAAATCATGTTACATATTTATCAAGGATATTCAACGTCACGGGCTGAAGAGCAAGATTGGAGTAGTCGTTGTTTGCTGATTGA includes:
- the LOC115699976 gene encoding rhamnogalacturonate lyase B, which produces MMMNFQRRSNGANSHHHVIINILIIIVFMSNTTHQSRDKLVTDTTIDQSANNDYSNLALQPVTLNILDKYIVLDNGIVQITLSKPEGSITGIKYNGVDNLLDVVNDEINRGYWDLVWIGNGSTGKKGSLDRLQATDYKIILQNEEQIEISFTRTWNFSQEGKAVPLNFDKRYIILRGSSGFYTYGTYEHLNGWPDFQLTNTRVALKLNRDKFKYMAIDDDRQRYMPIQLDRSPERGQALAYPEAVKLVNPVEPQFKGEVDDKYQYSMENKDNRVHGWISTDPPMGFWQITPTDEFRSAGPLKQCLASHVGPTTLAIFHSTHYSGADLIMEFNKNESWKKMYGPVFIHLNTLSKQGDPLHQLWQDAKKQMEVEVQSWPYNFPQSKEYPKSHQRGSLSGKLLLFDKYVSNFPISASGAFVGLAAPGDAGSWQREAKGYQFWTETDKDGNFRINNIRVGNYSIYGWVPGFIGDYRDGNVVTITPGAHKEMGVLVYKPPRNGPTLWEIGTPDRSAAEFFVPDPNPDYVNKLYLNNTQKYRQYGLWDRYTDLYPNNDLIYTVGLNDYREDWFFAQVARRSNNSTYTDTTWQIRFGLQNRTETQTYALRIALATAHISELQVRINKADEKIPLFTSGVIGKDNSIARHGIHGLYWLFNIEIPGSLFVEGNNTIFLTRTNTTTPFQGIMYDYIRLEGPATASFTTHL